In a single window of the Pseudopipra pipra isolate bDixPip1 chromosome Z, bDixPip1.hap1, whole genome shotgun sequence genome:
- the ZNF131 gene encoding zinc finger protein 131 isoform X1 — MFEILCNCYTYLCHQITSICVSLERLAKNISPCRGRSTRSFAMEAEETMECIQEFPEHYKVILDRLNEQREQDQFTDITLIVDGHHFKAHKAVLAACSQFFHKFFQDFTQEPLVEIEGVSNMAFRHLIEFTYTAKLMVQGEEEANDVWKAAEYLQMLEAIKALEIRNKENSSLLESNEAQGKNKPKKRKIAETSNVITETLPSAESEPVEIEVEIGEGTMKVEDDSIETLEEVASAEQSIKYIQTTGTSDESALALLADITSKYRQGERKCQIQEEGDNATDPSCKQVEGIEIVELQLSHVNNLFHCEKCNRSFKLFYHFKEHMKTHSTENYKCDICNKRYLRESALKQHLTCYHLDEGGVSKKQRPGKKIHVCQYCDKQFDHFGHFKEHLRKHTGEKPFECPNCHERFARNSTLKCHLTACQSGAGAKKGRKKLYECQVCNSVFNSWDQFKDHLVIHTGDKPNHCTLCDLWFMQGSELRRHLKDMHNISELVVTEEVLPVEAMEAEPVTSMTIIEQVEQVHVLPVIQVQVDPAQVTVEQMHQDLIQDNQVKGTQMEELQEQVQISYLEVEHIQTEQGAEVHVEQLHVEHVNQIQMEEVQAELIDGTHLEQVEYQSVDQGEAEEKEPNQIDDADKEHHEQAEDLKTQQLVDMQNENVDD, encoded by the exons ATGTTTGAGATCCTGTGCAACTGCTACACCTACCTATGCCATCAGATTACAAGCATATGTGTCTCTTTAGAAAGGCTAGCAAAGAATATTTCACCTTGCAGGGGAAGAAGT ACCAGGTCTTTTGCCATGGAAGCTGAGGAAACGATGGAATGTATCCAGGAATTCCCTGAGCACTATAAAGTTATTTTGGATAGACTGAATGAACAACGTGAGCAGGACCAGTTTACAGATATCACCCTGATTGTTGATG GTCACCATTTCAAAGCTCATAAGGCTGttcttgctgcctgcagccagtTCTTCCACAAATTCTTCCAAGATTTCACTCAAGAGCCTTTGGTGGAGATTGAAG GTGTAAGTAACATGGCATTTCGTCACCTAATTGAGTTCACCTACACAGCAAAACTAATGGTCCAAGGTGAGGAAGAAGCAAATgatgtttggaaagcagctgagTATCTACAGATGCTAGAAGCAATCAAAGCACTTGAAATTAG GAACAAAGAAAATTCATCACTCTTAGAATCAAATGAAGCGCAAggtaaaaataaaccaaaaaagaGGAAGATTGCTGAAACCTCTAATGTTATCACAGAAACACTGCCATCTGCAGAATCAGAGCCTGTTGAAATTGAGGTTGAGATTGGAGAAGGGACGATGAAAGTGGAAGACGACAGCATTGAAACACTTGAAGAAGTAGCTTCTGCAGAGCAATCCATAAAGTACATACAGACAACAGGTACATCAGATGAATCTGCTTTGGCTCTTTTGGCAGATATCACCAGCAAGTATCgtcagggagagagaaaatgccAGATCCAAGAAGAAGGTGATAATGCAACTGATCCCTCGTGCAAACAGGTAGAAGGTATTGAAATTGTGGAACTTCAGCTGTCACACGTGAACAATTTATTCCACTGTGAGAAATGTAACCGttcatttaaattgttttacCATTTTAAGGAACACATGAAAACACACTCTACTGAGAATTACAAGTGTGACATATGCAATAAAAGATACCTACGAGAGAGTGCTTTGAAACAGCACCTCACCTGTTACCACCTTGATGAAGGTGGTGTCAGCAAGAAGCAAAGACCTGGCAAGAAAATACATGTATGCCAGTACTGTGATAAGCAGTTTGACCACTTTGGGCATTTTAAAGAGCACCTGCGGAAGCACACAG GTGAAAAACCATTTGAATGTCCAAACTGCCATGAACGTTTTGCTAGGAATAGCACACTCAAATGTCACCTGACAGCCTGTCAGTCTGGAGCTGGAgccaaaaagggaagaaagaagctCTACGAATGTCAG GTTTGTAACAGCGTTTTTAACAGCTGGGATCAGTTCAAAGATCACTTGGTAATACACACTGGTGACAAACCCAACCACTGTACCTTGTGTGATTTGTGGTTTATGCAAGGCAGTGAGCTGAGAAGGCATCTCAAAGACATGCACAATATTTCAGAACTAGTGGTGACAGAAGAGGTTCTTCCAGTGGAAGCTATGGAAGCTGAACCAGTAACATCAATGACAATAATAGAGCAAGTTGAGCAAGTCCATGTCCTACCAGTAATTCAGGTACAGGTGGATCCTGCACAGGTAACTGTGGAACAGATGCACCAGGATCTCATACAGGACAATCAGGTCAAAGGCACACAGATGGAGGAACTGCAAGAACAGGTGCAAATTAGTTACTTGGAAGTTGAACACATTCAGACTGAACAAGGTGCTGAAGTTCATGTGGAGCAGTTACATGTTGAGCATGTAAATCAAATACAGATGGAAGAGGTACAGGCAGAACTTATAGATGGAACACACCTTGAACAAGTAGAATATCAAAGTGTTGAtcaaggagaagcagaagaaaaggaacCTAATCAAATAGATGATGCGGATAAGGAACATCATGAACAAGCTGAAGACTTAAAAACACAACAATTAGTGGACATGCAGAATGAAAACGTGGATGACTAG
- the ZNF131 gene encoding zinc finger protein 131 isoform X3: MFEILCNCYTYLCHQITSICVSLERLAKNISPCRGRSTRSFAMEAEETMECIQEFPEHYKVILDRLNEQREQDQFTDITLIVDGHHFKAHKAVLAACSQFFHKFFQDFTQEPLVEIEGVSNMAFRHLIEFTYTAKLMVQGEEEANDVWKAAEYLQMLEAIKALEIRNKENSSLLESNEAQGKNKPKKRKIAETSNVITETLPSAESEPVEIEVEIGEGTMKVEDDSIETLEEVASAEQSIKYIQTTGTSDESALALLADITSKYRQGERKCQIQEEGDNATDPSCKQEHMKTHSTENYKCDICNKRYLRESALKQHLTCYHLDEGGVSKKQRPGKKIHVCQYCDKQFDHFGHFKEHLRKHTGEKPFECPNCHERFARNSTLKCHLTACQSGAGAKKGRKKLYECQVCNSVFNSWDQFKDHLVIHTGDKPNHCTLCDLWFMQGSELRRHLKDMHNISELVVTEEVLPVEAMEAEPVTSMTIIEQVEQVHVLPVIQVQVDPAQVTVEQMHQDLIQDNQVKGTQMEELQEQVQISYLEVEHIQTEQGAEVHVEQLHVEHVNQIQMEEVQAELIDGTHLEQVEYQSVDQGEAEEKEPNQIDDADKEHHEQAEDLKTQQLVDMQNENVDD; encoded by the exons ATGTTTGAGATCCTGTGCAACTGCTACACCTACCTATGCCATCAGATTACAAGCATATGTGTCTCTTTAGAAAGGCTAGCAAAGAATATTTCACCTTGCAGGGGAAGAAGT ACCAGGTCTTTTGCCATGGAAGCTGAGGAAACGATGGAATGTATCCAGGAATTCCCTGAGCACTATAAAGTTATTTTGGATAGACTGAATGAACAACGTGAGCAGGACCAGTTTACAGATATCACCCTGATTGTTGATG GTCACCATTTCAAAGCTCATAAGGCTGttcttgctgcctgcagccagtTCTTCCACAAATTCTTCCAAGATTTCACTCAAGAGCCTTTGGTGGAGATTGAAG GTGTAAGTAACATGGCATTTCGTCACCTAATTGAGTTCACCTACACAGCAAAACTAATGGTCCAAGGTGAGGAAGAAGCAAATgatgtttggaaagcagctgagTATCTACAGATGCTAGAAGCAATCAAAGCACTTGAAATTAG GAACAAAGAAAATTCATCACTCTTAGAATCAAATGAAGCGCAAggtaaaaataaaccaaaaaagaGGAAGATTGCTGAAACCTCTAATGTTATCACAGAAACACTGCCATCTGCAGAATCAGAGCCTGTTGAAATTGAGGTTGAGATTGGAGAAGGGACGATGAAAGTGGAAGACGACAGCATTGAAACACTTGAAGAAGTAGCTTCTGCAGAGCAATCCATAAAGTACATACAGACAACAGGTACATCAGATGAATCTGCTTTGGCTCTTTTGGCAGATATCACCAGCAAGTATCgtcagggagagagaaaatgccAGATCCAAGAAGAAGGTGATAATGCAACTGATCCCTCGTGCAAACAG GAACACATGAAAACACACTCTACTGAGAATTACAAGTGTGACATATGCAATAAAAGATACCTACGAGAGAGTGCTTTGAAACAGCACCTCACCTGTTACCACCTTGATGAAGGTGGTGTCAGCAAGAAGCAAAGACCTGGCAAGAAAATACATGTATGCCAGTACTGTGATAAGCAGTTTGACCACTTTGGGCATTTTAAAGAGCACCTGCGGAAGCACACAG GTGAAAAACCATTTGAATGTCCAAACTGCCATGAACGTTTTGCTAGGAATAGCACACTCAAATGTCACCTGACAGCCTGTCAGTCTGGAGCTGGAgccaaaaagggaagaaagaagctCTACGAATGTCAG GTTTGTAACAGCGTTTTTAACAGCTGGGATCAGTTCAAAGATCACTTGGTAATACACACTGGTGACAAACCCAACCACTGTACCTTGTGTGATTTGTGGTTTATGCAAGGCAGTGAGCTGAGAAGGCATCTCAAAGACATGCACAATATTTCAGAACTAGTGGTGACAGAAGAGGTTCTTCCAGTGGAAGCTATGGAAGCTGAACCAGTAACATCAATGACAATAATAGAGCAAGTTGAGCAAGTCCATGTCCTACCAGTAATTCAGGTACAGGTGGATCCTGCACAGGTAACTGTGGAACAGATGCACCAGGATCTCATACAGGACAATCAGGTCAAAGGCACACAGATGGAGGAACTGCAAGAACAGGTGCAAATTAGTTACTTGGAAGTTGAACACATTCAGACTGAACAAGGTGCTGAAGTTCATGTGGAGCAGTTACATGTTGAGCATGTAAATCAAATACAGATGGAAGAGGTACAGGCAGAACTTATAGATGGAACACACCTTGAACAAGTAGAATATCAAAGTGTTGAtcaaggagaagcagaagaaaaggaacCTAATCAAATAGATGATGCGGATAAGGAACATCATGAACAAGCTGAAGACTTAAAAACACAACAATTAGTGGACATGCAGAATGAAAACGTGGATGACTAG
- the ZNF131 gene encoding zinc finger protein 131 isoform X4, with the protein MTRSFAMEAEETMECIQEFPEHYKVILDRLNEQREQDQFTDITLIVDGHHFKAHKAVLAACSQFFHKFFQDFTQEPLVEIEGVSNMAFRHLIEFTYTAKLMVQGEEEANDVWKAAEYLQMLEAIKALEIRNKENSSLLESNEAQGKNKPKKRKIAETSNVITETLPSAESEPVEIEVEIGEGTMKVEDDSIETLEEVASAEQSIKYIQTTGTSDESALALLADITSKYRQGERKCQIQEEGDNATDPSCKQVEGIEIVELQLSHVNNLFHCEKCNRSFKLFYHFKEHMKTHSTENYKCDICNKRYLRESALKQHLTCYHLDEGGVSKKQRPGKKIHVCQYCDKQFDHFGHFKEHLRKHTGEKPFECPNCHERFARNSTLKCHLTACQSGAGAKKGRKKLYECQVCNSVFNSWDQFKDHLVIHTGDKPNHCTLCDLWFMQGSELRRHLKDMHNISELVVTEEVLPVEAMEAEPVTSMTIIEQVEQVHVLPVIQVQVDPAQVTVEQMHQDLIQDNQVKGTQMEELQEQVQISYLEVEHIQTEQGAEVHVEQLHVEHVNQIQMEEVQAELIDGTHLEQVEYQSVDQGEAEEKEPNQIDDADKEHHEQAEDLKTQQLVDMQNENVDD; encoded by the exons ATG ACCAGGTCTTTTGCCATGGAAGCTGAGGAAACGATGGAATGTATCCAGGAATTCCCTGAGCACTATAAAGTTATTTTGGATAGACTGAATGAACAACGTGAGCAGGACCAGTTTACAGATATCACCCTGATTGTTGATG GTCACCATTTCAAAGCTCATAAGGCTGttcttgctgcctgcagccagtTCTTCCACAAATTCTTCCAAGATTTCACTCAAGAGCCTTTGGTGGAGATTGAAG GTGTAAGTAACATGGCATTTCGTCACCTAATTGAGTTCACCTACACAGCAAAACTAATGGTCCAAGGTGAGGAAGAAGCAAATgatgtttggaaagcagctgagTATCTACAGATGCTAGAAGCAATCAAAGCACTTGAAATTAG GAACAAAGAAAATTCATCACTCTTAGAATCAAATGAAGCGCAAggtaaaaataaaccaaaaaagaGGAAGATTGCTGAAACCTCTAATGTTATCACAGAAACACTGCCATCTGCAGAATCAGAGCCTGTTGAAATTGAGGTTGAGATTGGAGAAGGGACGATGAAAGTGGAAGACGACAGCATTGAAACACTTGAAGAAGTAGCTTCTGCAGAGCAATCCATAAAGTACATACAGACAACAGGTACATCAGATGAATCTGCTTTGGCTCTTTTGGCAGATATCACCAGCAAGTATCgtcagggagagagaaaatgccAGATCCAAGAAGAAGGTGATAATGCAACTGATCCCTCGTGCAAACAGGTAGAAGGTATTGAAATTGTGGAACTTCAGCTGTCACACGTGAACAATTTATTCCACTGTGAGAAATGTAACCGttcatttaaattgttttacCATTTTAAGGAACACATGAAAACACACTCTACTGAGAATTACAAGTGTGACATATGCAATAAAAGATACCTACGAGAGAGTGCTTTGAAACAGCACCTCACCTGTTACCACCTTGATGAAGGTGGTGTCAGCAAGAAGCAAAGACCTGGCAAGAAAATACATGTATGCCAGTACTGTGATAAGCAGTTTGACCACTTTGGGCATTTTAAAGAGCACCTGCGGAAGCACACAG GTGAAAAACCATTTGAATGTCCAAACTGCCATGAACGTTTTGCTAGGAATAGCACACTCAAATGTCACCTGACAGCCTGTCAGTCTGGAGCTGGAgccaaaaagggaagaaagaagctCTACGAATGTCAG GTTTGTAACAGCGTTTTTAACAGCTGGGATCAGTTCAAAGATCACTTGGTAATACACACTGGTGACAAACCCAACCACTGTACCTTGTGTGATTTGTGGTTTATGCAAGGCAGTGAGCTGAGAAGGCATCTCAAAGACATGCACAATATTTCAGAACTAGTGGTGACAGAAGAGGTTCTTCCAGTGGAAGCTATGGAAGCTGAACCAGTAACATCAATGACAATAATAGAGCAAGTTGAGCAAGTCCATGTCCTACCAGTAATTCAGGTACAGGTGGATCCTGCACAGGTAACTGTGGAACAGATGCACCAGGATCTCATACAGGACAATCAGGTCAAAGGCACACAGATGGAGGAACTGCAAGAACAGGTGCAAATTAGTTACTTGGAAGTTGAACACATTCAGACTGAACAAGGTGCTGAAGTTCATGTGGAGCAGTTACATGTTGAGCATGTAAATCAAATACAGATGGAAGAGGTACAGGCAGAACTTATAGATGGAACACACCTTGAACAAGTAGAATATCAAAGTGTTGAtcaaggagaagcagaagaaaaggaacCTAATCAAATAGATGATGCGGATAAGGAACATCATGAACAAGCTGAAGACTTAAAAACACAACAATTAGTGGACATGCAGAATGAAAACGTGGATGACTAG
- the ZNF131 gene encoding zinc finger protein 131 isoform X5, giving the protein MEAEETMECIQEFPEHYKVILDRLNEQREQDQFTDITLIVDGHHFKAHKAVLAACSQFFHKFFQDFTQEPLVEIEGVSNMAFRHLIEFTYTAKLMVQGEEEANDVWKAAEYLQMLEAIKALEIRNKENSSLLESNEAQGKNKPKKRKIAETSNVITETLPSAESEPVEIEVEIGEGTMKVEDDSIETLEEVASAEQSIKYIQTTGTSDESALALLADITSKYRQGERKCQIQEEGDNATDPSCKQVEGIEIVELQLSHVNNLFHCEKCNRSFKLFYHFKEHMKTHSTENYKCDICNKRYLRESALKQHLTCYHLDEGGVSKKQRPGKKIHVCQYCDKQFDHFGHFKEHLRKHTGEKPFECPNCHERFARNSTLKCHLTACQSGAGAKKGRKKLYECQVCNSVFNSWDQFKDHLVIHTGDKPNHCTLCDLWFMQGSELRRHLKDMHNISELVVTEEVLPVEAMEAEPVTSMTIIEQVEQVHVLPVIQVQVDPAQVTVEQMHQDLIQDNQVKGTQMEELQEQVQISYLEVEHIQTEQGAEVHVEQLHVEHVNQIQMEEVQAELIDGTHLEQVEYQSVDQGEAEEKEPNQIDDADKEHHEQAEDLKTQQLVDMQNENVDD; this is encoded by the exons ATGGAAGCTGAGGAAACGATGGAATGTATCCAGGAATTCCCTGAGCACTATAAAGTTATTTTGGATAGACTGAATGAACAACGTGAGCAGGACCAGTTTACAGATATCACCCTGATTGTTGATG GTCACCATTTCAAAGCTCATAAGGCTGttcttgctgcctgcagccagtTCTTCCACAAATTCTTCCAAGATTTCACTCAAGAGCCTTTGGTGGAGATTGAAG GTGTAAGTAACATGGCATTTCGTCACCTAATTGAGTTCACCTACACAGCAAAACTAATGGTCCAAGGTGAGGAAGAAGCAAATgatgtttggaaagcagctgagTATCTACAGATGCTAGAAGCAATCAAAGCACTTGAAATTAG GAACAAAGAAAATTCATCACTCTTAGAATCAAATGAAGCGCAAggtaaaaataaaccaaaaaagaGGAAGATTGCTGAAACCTCTAATGTTATCACAGAAACACTGCCATCTGCAGAATCAGAGCCTGTTGAAATTGAGGTTGAGATTGGAGAAGGGACGATGAAAGTGGAAGACGACAGCATTGAAACACTTGAAGAAGTAGCTTCTGCAGAGCAATCCATAAAGTACATACAGACAACAGGTACATCAGATGAATCTGCTTTGGCTCTTTTGGCAGATATCACCAGCAAGTATCgtcagggagagagaaaatgccAGATCCAAGAAGAAGGTGATAATGCAACTGATCCCTCGTGCAAACAGGTAGAAGGTATTGAAATTGTGGAACTTCAGCTGTCACACGTGAACAATTTATTCCACTGTGAGAAATGTAACCGttcatttaaattgttttacCATTTTAAGGAACACATGAAAACACACTCTACTGAGAATTACAAGTGTGACATATGCAATAAAAGATACCTACGAGAGAGTGCTTTGAAACAGCACCTCACCTGTTACCACCTTGATGAAGGTGGTGTCAGCAAGAAGCAAAGACCTGGCAAGAAAATACATGTATGCCAGTACTGTGATAAGCAGTTTGACCACTTTGGGCATTTTAAAGAGCACCTGCGGAAGCACACAG GTGAAAAACCATTTGAATGTCCAAACTGCCATGAACGTTTTGCTAGGAATAGCACACTCAAATGTCACCTGACAGCCTGTCAGTCTGGAGCTGGAgccaaaaagggaagaaagaagctCTACGAATGTCAG GTTTGTAACAGCGTTTTTAACAGCTGGGATCAGTTCAAAGATCACTTGGTAATACACACTGGTGACAAACCCAACCACTGTACCTTGTGTGATTTGTGGTTTATGCAAGGCAGTGAGCTGAGAAGGCATCTCAAAGACATGCACAATATTTCAGAACTAGTGGTGACAGAAGAGGTTCTTCCAGTGGAAGCTATGGAAGCTGAACCAGTAACATCAATGACAATAATAGAGCAAGTTGAGCAAGTCCATGTCCTACCAGTAATTCAGGTACAGGTGGATCCTGCACAGGTAACTGTGGAACAGATGCACCAGGATCTCATACAGGACAATCAGGTCAAAGGCACACAGATGGAGGAACTGCAAGAACAGGTGCAAATTAGTTACTTGGAAGTTGAACACATTCAGACTGAACAAGGTGCTGAAGTTCATGTGGAGCAGTTACATGTTGAGCATGTAAATCAAATACAGATGGAAGAGGTACAGGCAGAACTTATAGATGGAACACACCTTGAACAAGTAGAATATCAAAGTGTTGAtcaaggagaagcagaagaaaaggaacCTAATCAAATAGATGATGCGGATAAGGAACATCATGAACAAGCTGAAGACTTAAAAACACAACAATTAGTGGACATGCAGAATGAAAACGTGGATGACTAG
- the ZNF131 gene encoding zinc finger protein 131 isoform X2, with protein sequence MVTISKLIRLFLLPAASSSTNSSKISLKSLWWRLKQNSTVFTCFCSRLSIPTQVRLELDDIYGLLQPKPFSGSVEPFKSVIFMKLAGVSNMAFRHLIEFTYTAKLMVQGEEEANDVWKAAEYLQMLEAIKALEIRNKENSSLLESNEAQGKNKPKKRKIAETSNVITETLPSAESEPVEIEVEIGEGTMKVEDDSIETLEEVASAEQSIKYIQTTGTSDESALALLADITSKYRQGERKCQIQEEGDNATDPSCKQVEGIEIVELQLSHVNNLFHCEKCNRSFKLFYHFKEHMKTHSTENYKCDICNKRYLRESALKQHLTCYHLDEGGVSKKQRPGKKIHVCQYCDKQFDHFGHFKEHLRKHTGEKPFECPNCHERFARNSTLKCHLTACQSGAGAKKGRKKLYECQVCNSVFNSWDQFKDHLVIHTGDKPNHCTLCDLWFMQGSELRRHLKDMHNISELVVTEEVLPVEAMEAEPVTSMTIIEQVEQVHVLPVIQVQVDPAQVTVEQMHQDLIQDNQVKGTQMEELQEQVQISYLEVEHIQTEQGAEVHVEQLHVEHVNQIQMEEVQAELIDGTHLEQVEYQSVDQGEAEEKEPNQIDDADKEHHEQAEDLKTQQLVDMQNENVDD encoded by the exons ATG GTCACCATTTCAAAGCTCATAAGGCTGttcttgctgcctgcagccagtTCTTCCACAAATTCTTCCAAGATTTCACTCAAGAGCCTTTGGTGGAGATTGAAG CAAAACTCCACAGTGTTCACATGTTTCTGTAGCAGACTTTCTATTCCAACACAAGtgaggttggaactagatgatatttatggtctcctccagcccaaaccattcagtgGTTCTGTGGAGCCTTTTAAGAGTGTTATCTTTATGAAACTGGCAG GTGTAAGTAACATGGCATTTCGTCACCTAATTGAGTTCACCTACACAGCAAAACTAATGGTCCAAGGTGAGGAAGAAGCAAATgatgtttggaaagcagctgagTATCTACAGATGCTAGAAGCAATCAAAGCACTTGAAATTAG GAACAAAGAAAATTCATCACTCTTAGAATCAAATGAAGCGCAAggtaaaaataaaccaaaaaagaGGAAGATTGCTGAAACCTCTAATGTTATCACAGAAACACTGCCATCTGCAGAATCAGAGCCTGTTGAAATTGAGGTTGAGATTGGAGAAGGGACGATGAAAGTGGAAGACGACAGCATTGAAACACTTGAAGAAGTAGCTTCTGCAGAGCAATCCATAAAGTACATACAGACAACAGGTACATCAGATGAATCTGCTTTGGCTCTTTTGGCAGATATCACCAGCAAGTATCgtcagggagagagaaaatgccAGATCCAAGAAGAAGGTGATAATGCAACTGATCCCTCGTGCAAACAGGTAGAAGGTATTGAAATTGTGGAACTTCAGCTGTCACACGTGAACAATTTATTCCACTGTGAGAAATGTAACCGttcatttaaattgttttacCATTTTAAGGAACACATGAAAACACACTCTACTGAGAATTACAAGTGTGACATATGCAATAAAAGATACCTACGAGAGAGTGCTTTGAAACAGCACCTCACCTGTTACCACCTTGATGAAGGTGGTGTCAGCAAGAAGCAAAGACCTGGCAAGAAAATACATGTATGCCAGTACTGTGATAAGCAGTTTGACCACTTTGGGCATTTTAAAGAGCACCTGCGGAAGCACACAG GTGAAAAACCATTTGAATGTCCAAACTGCCATGAACGTTTTGCTAGGAATAGCACACTCAAATGTCACCTGACAGCCTGTCAGTCTGGAGCTGGAgccaaaaagggaagaaagaagctCTACGAATGTCAG GTTTGTAACAGCGTTTTTAACAGCTGGGATCAGTTCAAAGATCACTTGGTAATACACACTGGTGACAAACCCAACCACTGTACCTTGTGTGATTTGTGGTTTATGCAAGGCAGTGAGCTGAGAAGGCATCTCAAAGACATGCACAATATTTCAGAACTAGTGGTGACAGAAGAGGTTCTTCCAGTGGAAGCTATGGAAGCTGAACCAGTAACATCAATGACAATAATAGAGCAAGTTGAGCAAGTCCATGTCCTACCAGTAATTCAGGTACAGGTGGATCCTGCACAGGTAACTGTGGAACAGATGCACCAGGATCTCATACAGGACAATCAGGTCAAAGGCACACAGATGGAGGAACTGCAAGAACAGGTGCAAATTAGTTACTTGGAAGTTGAACACATTCAGACTGAACAAGGTGCTGAAGTTCATGTGGAGCAGTTACATGTTGAGCATGTAAATCAAATACAGATGGAAGAGGTACAGGCAGAACTTATAGATGGAACACACCTTGAACAAGTAGAATATCAAAGTGTTGAtcaaggagaagcagaagaaaaggaacCTAATCAAATAGATGATGCGGATAAGGAACATCATGAACAAGCTGAAGACTTAAAAACACAACAATTAGTGGACATGCAGAATGAAAACGTGGATGACTAG
- the ZNF131 gene encoding zinc finger protein 131 isoform X6, whose amino-acid sequence MKTHSTENYKCDICNKRYLRESALKQHLTCYHLDEGGVSKKQRPGKKIHVCQYCDKQFDHFGHFKEHLRKHTGEKPFECPNCHERFARNSTLKCHLTACQSGAGAKKGRKKLYECQVCNSVFNSWDQFKDHLVIHTGDKPNHCTLCDLWFMQGSELRRHLKDMHNISELVVTEEVLPVEAMEAEPVTSMTIIEQVEQVHVLPVIQVQVDPAQVTVEQMHQDLIQDNQVKGTQMEELQEQVQISYLEVEHIQTEQGAEVHVEQLHVEHVNQIQMEEVQAELIDGTHLEQVEYQSVDQGEAEEKEPNQIDDADKEHHEQAEDLKTQQLVDMQNENVDD is encoded by the exons ATGAAAACACACTCTACTGAGAATTACAAGTGTGACATATGCAATAAAAGATACCTACGAGAGAGTGCTTTGAAACAGCACCTCACCTGTTACCACCTTGATGAAGGTGGTGTCAGCAAGAAGCAAAGACCTGGCAAGAAAATACATGTATGCCAGTACTGTGATAAGCAGTTTGACCACTTTGGGCATTTTAAAGAGCACCTGCGGAAGCACACAG GTGAAAAACCATTTGAATGTCCAAACTGCCATGAACGTTTTGCTAGGAATAGCACACTCAAATGTCACCTGACAGCCTGTCAGTCTGGAGCTGGAgccaaaaagggaagaaagaagctCTACGAATGTCAG GTTTGTAACAGCGTTTTTAACAGCTGGGATCAGTTCAAAGATCACTTGGTAATACACACTGGTGACAAACCCAACCACTGTACCTTGTGTGATTTGTGGTTTATGCAAGGCAGTGAGCTGAGAAGGCATCTCAAAGACATGCACAATATTTCAGAACTAGTGGTGACAGAAGAGGTTCTTCCAGTGGAAGCTATGGAAGCTGAACCAGTAACATCAATGACAATAATAGAGCAAGTTGAGCAAGTCCATGTCCTACCAGTAATTCAGGTACAGGTGGATCCTGCACAGGTAACTGTGGAACAGATGCACCAGGATCTCATACAGGACAATCAGGTCAAAGGCACACAGATGGAGGAACTGCAAGAACAGGTGCAAATTAGTTACTTGGAAGTTGAACACATTCAGACTGAACAAGGTGCTGAAGTTCATGTGGAGCAGTTACATGTTGAGCATGTAAATCAAATACAGATGGAAGAGGTACAGGCAGAACTTATAGATGGAACACACCTTGAACAAGTAGAATATCAAAGTGTTGAtcaaggagaagcagaagaaaaggaacCTAATCAAATAGATGATGCGGATAAGGAACATCATGAACAAGCTGAAGACTTAAAAACACAACAATTAGTGGACATGCAGAATGAAAACGTGGATGACTAG